One window of the Candidatus Jettenia sp. genome contains the following:
- a CDS encoding aspartate-semialdehyde dehydrogenase codes for MAVNVAIVGATGAVGEEFLRILESRKFPIHELRLLASKRSASKKMKFCGVDYTVQELTRQSFQGIKIALFSAGANISREYVPYAIESGAICVDNSSAFRMDDDVPLVVPEVNPQEIARHYGVIANPNCSTIQMVVALKPIHDVAGIKRIVVSTYQAVSGAGLKAVDELQKETSSILEGKRDFKRSLFPHQIAFNVLPQIPQSNAFLSDGYTSEEMKMVNETKKIMGDNSIGVTATTVRVPVIRSHSESVNIETKKKITAREVKDLLLKAPGVTVVDDPGNQLYPLATDAAGKDDVFVGRIREDKSIENGINLWIVSDNLRKGAALNAVQIAEKLL; via the coding sequence ATGGCTGTAAATGTGGCGATTGTAGGCGCAACAGGCGCTGTAGGCGAGGAATTTTTACGGATACTGGAAAGCAGAAAATTTCCTATACATGAATTGAGATTGCTGGCTTCGAAACGTTCTGCCAGCAAGAAGATGAAGTTTTGCGGGGTTGATTATACAGTACAGGAATTAACCAGGCAATCATTTCAGGGTATAAAGATCGCTCTGTTTAGCGCAGGGGCAAATATTAGCAGGGAATATGTACCCTATGCTATCGAGAGCGGTGCTATTTGTGTGGACAATTCCAGTGCCTTTAGAATGGATGATGATGTTCCCTTAGTGGTACCCGAGGTAAACCCTCAGGAAATTGCCAGGCATTATGGTGTAATTGCCAATCCTAACTGTTCTACAATTCAGATGGTAGTTGCTCTGAAACCGATCCATGATGTTGCCGGGATAAAGAGAATTGTTGTCTCAACATATCAGGCAGTATCTGGTGCAGGGCTGAAAGCAGTTGATGAGCTTCAAAAGGAGACTTCTAGTATCCTCGAGGGCAAGAGAGATTTTAAGAGAAGTTTATTTCCGCATCAGATTGCATTTAATGTTTTGCCTCAGATTCCCCAGAGTAACGCGTTTTTGTCCGATGGATATACGTCTGAGGAGATGAAGATGGTGAATGAGACGAAAAAGATTATGGGGGATAATAGCATTGGAGTGACCGCAACAACGGTACGCGTACCTGTTATTCGTAGCCATAGTGAGTCAGTTAACATAGAAACAAAGAAAAAGATTACTGCCCGGGAGGTAAAAGATCTTCTGCTAAAAGCGCCGGGTGTTACTGTTGTAGATGATCCGGGCAACCAGCTATATCCTCTGGCTACAGATGCGGCTGGGAAGGATGATGTGTTTGTGGGGCGTATCCGTGAAGACAAATCCATTGAGAATGGGATTAACTTATGGATTGTGAGCGATAATCTCCGAAAAGGAGCTGCCCTCAATGCCGTCCAGATTGCCGAAAAGTTATTATAG
- a CDS encoding (Fe-S)-binding protein, with product MVTKTRETEINKCAKCGKCRSICPVFIETGNESMVARGRISLAEALRDGEIFYTKQLRDYLLSCKKCLRCSSICPSGVDYDFIIQTMTDDLANHIGIWLIPRIILQIFLPRRWLFNLLLKSASAFQRIVPLKRHGTMRHLPLMFMDGRWIPPLAKEFVLDKYRTTKKMHNPKMRVGFYVGCLINYVYTDIADAVVEVLHHLDVEVIIPPKQLCCGIPARSLGDVKTARKLAETNVRVFEEAQVDFIITACATCGRALKRDYHHILGNRSQKFREKLYDISEFIEKYFTYELQPLTTKISYHDPCHLHWGQNISKQPRDILRRSAQFQEMETPERCCGGGGIFNILHYDLSMKIGEHKARTIEKSGAKAVATGCPGCRMQIEDLLASRGSEITCVHTIQVLRDAMVSAR from the coding sequence ATGGTTACGAAAACACGGGAAACAGAAATTAACAAGTGTGCTAAATGTGGTAAGTGTCGCTCAATCTGCCCTGTTTTTATCGAAACAGGTAACGAGTCCATGGTAGCGCGAGGTCGCATTAGCCTTGCAGAAGCATTACGCGATGGCGAGATATTTTACACGAAACAGTTGAGAGATTATCTTCTCTCCTGTAAGAAATGTCTCCGATGCTCCAGCATCTGCCCTTCGGGTGTCGATTATGATTTTATTATACAGACGATGACTGATGACCTGGCAAATCATATCGGGATATGGCTTATACCACGAATAATATTACAGATCTTTCTTCCCCGAAGATGGCTCTTTAATCTTCTTTTAAAATCAGCCAGCGCTTTTCAACGGATTGTTCCCTTAAAACGGCATGGCACCATGAGGCATCTACCGCTAATGTTTATGGATGGAAGATGGATTCCGCCTCTGGCAAAAGAATTTGTATTAGACAAATACCGTACTACAAAAAAGATGCATAATCCTAAAATGCGAGTGGGTTTTTATGTGGGATGCCTTATCAACTATGTTTATACCGACATTGCTGATGCGGTGGTCGAGGTATTACACCATCTCGATGTTGAGGTAATTATTCCCCCCAAACAGCTATGCTGCGGTATTCCCGCACGGTCGCTGGGAGATGTAAAAACAGCACGGAAATTAGCGGAAACAAACGTAAGGGTATTTGAAGAAGCCCAGGTTGATTTTATTATTACTGCTTGCGCCACTTGCGGAAGGGCACTGAAAAGGGATTACCATCATATCTTAGGCAATCGTTCTCAAAAATTTAGAGAAAAACTCTATGATATATCCGAGTTTATTGAAAAATATTTTACGTATGAACTACAGCCATTAACGACAAAAATCTCATACCACGATCCATGCCATCTCCATTGGGGACAAAATATCTCAAAGCAGCCAAGGGATATCTTGAGACGTTCGGCCCAGTTTCAGGAAATGGAAACCCCGGAACGATGCTGCGGCGGTGGTGGAATATTTAATATACTGCATTATGACCTCTCTATGAAGATTGGTGAACATAAGGCAAGAACCATAGAAAAAAGCGGTGCAAAAGCAGTAGCAACGGGATGTCCTGGATGCCGAATGCAGATCGAGGATCTTCTTGCCTCACGAGGTTCTGAAATTACCTGTGTGCACACCATACAAGTACTAAGAGATGCAATGGTATCAGCCCGTTAA
- the mutL gene encoding DNA mismatch repair endonuclease MutL, which yields MSKIKILPSSVINKIAAGEVIDRPASVVKELIENAIDAGASRIDTYLEDGGRKLIRVSDDGIGMGTEDLAIAFQSHATSKLHSADDLFSIHSLGFRGEALPSIGAISHACIISREKGTIHGAEIRIDGGVLGQIKERGAPEGTQVEVRDLFFNTPVRKKFMKTAPTEIAYISEVLTRFSLSYPKIHFTLMHNNRMVFNLPPVHDIAERIGMFFGEEIRKHLISVFLREEMCALSGYIVPPFFNKANARMQFIFLNGRYIKDSAIFRAIHEAYHGKLMHKRYPIVFLFLQVEPSEVDVNVHPTKIEVRFRNTNVMYNYILSALKEGLNKSTTQPATILSPIQELERESIKTKGVDLIRKSLWEQFSFKRADELSTGYGLTKRHEHTSPLCEGANRDDEKSALRPLSKINNDIQTSRETDKEEKIRIPEGIMRSGRVYLQIHNSYIVEETEDGLNIIDQHALHEIILYHEIESSIRASRSFSQRLLIPELVELNPKDFFSVISLREYLESIGIEAEEFGQHTVVIRSFPQILKHLNAKAFIEEILAELSEEDFLKGKDKILSKLISVMACKGAIKAGQRLEPQEIEELLEKKRSIHAYIHNCPHGRPTALNFSLDELQRQFKRK from the coding sequence ATGTCAAAAATAAAAATTCTTCCCTCATCTGTTATTAATAAAATTGCTGCGGGTGAGGTGATTGACCGCCCGGCGTCTGTAGTAAAGGAATTGATTGAAAACGCTATTGATGCCGGAGCATCGAGAATTGATACATATTTAGAAGATGGGGGCAGAAAACTGATACGTGTCTCAGATGATGGTATCGGGATGGGTACTGAAGACCTTGCGATTGCCTTTCAAAGCCATGCTACCAGTAAACTGCATAGTGCAGATGATTTATTTTCAATTCATTCCCTGGGTTTTCGGGGAGAAGCGCTGCCGAGTATTGGAGCCATTTCACATGCGTGTATTATTTCCAGGGAGAAAGGGACTATACACGGAGCGGAAATAAGAATCGATGGCGGGGTTCTTGGGCAAATTAAGGAGCGGGGTGCGCCTGAAGGTACACAAGTTGAGGTAAGGGATCTGTTTTTTAATACTCCTGTACGGAAAAAATTCATGAAGACTGCACCTACGGAAATAGCGTATATTTCCGAAGTATTAACGAGATTTTCTCTCTCCTATCCGAAGATTCATTTTACCCTTATGCATAACAACAGGATGGTGTTCAATCTTCCACCTGTTCATGACATAGCTGAACGTATTGGGATGTTCTTTGGTGAGGAAATAAGAAAACACCTTATCAGTGTATTTCTCAGAGAAGAAATGTGTGCCCTTTCAGGATATATAGTGCCTCCTTTTTTTAATAAAGCGAATGCAAGGATGCAATTCATATTTTTGAATGGCCGCTATATCAAGGATAGCGCTATCTTTCGGGCTATTCATGAGGCCTATCACGGAAAATTAATGCATAAAAGGTATCCGATTGTTTTCTTGTTTCTTCAGGTGGAGCCATCCGAGGTGGACGTGAATGTTCACCCGACAAAAATTGAGGTGCGTTTCCGGAATACGAACGTAATGTATAATTACATCCTTTCAGCATTAAAAGAAGGTTTAAATAAATCAACAACTCAACCTGCTACGATACTATCTCCTATACAAGAGCTGGAAAGGGAATCGATAAAGACAAAGGGGGTAGACCTTATAAGAAAGTCTTTATGGGAACAATTCTCTTTTAAAAGGGCAGATGAGCTTTCCACGGGATATGGATTAACAAAGAGGCATGAACATACCTCTCCTCTTTGCGAAGGCGCAAACAGGGACGATGAAAAATCTGCTTTGAGACCTCTATCGAAGATAAATAATGATATTCAAACGAGCAGAGAAACAGATAAAGAAGAAAAGATAAGAATTCCGGAAGGCATTATGAGAAGCGGGAGAGTATATCTCCAAATTCATAATTCCTACATCGTAGAAGAGACAGAAGATGGGTTGAATATTATAGATCAACATGCCCTGCACGAGATAATCTTGTACCATGAAATAGAATCGAGTATACGCGCTTCCAGGTCTTTCAGTCAACGCTTACTAATACCCGAACTTGTCGAGCTGAATCCAAAAGATTTTTTTAGTGTTATCAGTTTGAGAGAATATCTGGAATCGATAGGAATTGAGGCTGAGGAATTTGGTCAGCATACGGTTGTGATCCGTTCCTTTCCACAAATTCTGAAGCATTTAAATGCCAAAGCATTTATAGAAGAGATATTAGCCGAATTGAGTGAGGAAGATTTCCTGAAAGGAAAAGATAAGATTTTAAGCAAGTTAATCAGCGTTATGGCATGCAAAGGCGCTATCAAGGCAGGTCAAAGGCTTGAACCACAAGAGATAGAAGAACTCCTGGAAAAGAAAAGAAGTATACATGCATACATACATAACTGTCCACACGGCAGACCAACGGCTTTAAATTTTTCTCTGGATGAGCTACAAAGACAATTCAAAAGAAAATAG
- the queD gene encoding 6-carboxytetrahydropterin synthase QueD, which translates to MFELMVETDFSAAHNLREYKGQCERLHGHNWKVQVVLKAENLNKLGMVMDFREVKTLLGEIINTFDHAYLNELPAFKVLNPTTENLSQLLYNELKSKLPAGVMVGRVTTWESDRCGAVYFE; encoded by the coding sequence ATGTTTGAATTAATGGTTGAAACAGATTTTTCTGCAGCGCATAACCTGCGGGAATACAAAGGGCAATGTGAGAGGCTTCACGGTCATAATTGGAAAGTTCAGGTTGTTTTAAAGGCTGAAAATTTGAACAAGTTAGGTATGGTTATGGATTTTCGGGAAGTGAAAACTCTTCTTGGAGAGATCATAAATACTTTTGATCACGCTTACTTGAACGAACTTCCTGCTTTCAAGGTTTTAAACCCAACAACGGAAAATCTTTCTCAATTACTCTATAATGAGTTAAAGAGTAAACTGCCCGCCGGAGTGATGGTTGGCAGAGTAACAACCTGGGAATCTGACCGTTGTGGGGCTGTATATTTTGAATGA